In Janthinobacterium agaricidamnosum NBRC 102515 = DSM 9628, the DNA window GGTAATCATACTTCGTATTCCTTTGAACTGATGGATAGGGCGCGCGCGGCCGGGTGATCCGGATGGCCGCGCCAGCGCCGGGTATGGCAGGGTCCGGCCATTACGTCTCCATCGACAGCAGCGTCAGATAGACCGCCGTGAGCACGGCAAACACGATGCAATAACGGCCGTTGGATATATAGCTGGTTTGCCTTGTGGTTTTTTGCAAGCTGGTGGCCGCGAGCATGGCGCAGGTCGAGACAGGCGATAACAGGTTGGACATCACAAAGGTCGAAGTCCAGGCCAGGTATTGGATCGTCGTGTCGTGGAACATGGGCGGATTCATCAGCGGAAAGAAGAGCCCGAAGAGCACCAGCGGATGGAGGCCGGCGATCGTGATGAGAGGAAAGACACCCAATAACAAGAAGAGCACGGTGGTCCGATCGGTCATCGCGAGCATCAGCGCCGCACCGAGGTGGGAGTGAAGATCCAGGGTTTGCACCGTAAAGATCAGCAAGCCCGAGGCGGCCAGCAGCAAGATCTCCGGCGTGATGCCGTCGACGCTACGCGCCACCTCGCTCTGCCGGCTTGGCAGGCCGGGTTTGCGGGTGAACAGCAGGCTCTCCGCCAAATAGCCGGCTATCATCGCCACTGCGATGGAAAGCGTGACATGGCCGGTCCAGTTCAGCGTCAGCAGCCCGCACAGGGCGACCACCGTGACCAGCGCCAATGGCTGGCGCAACGTGGTGCTGCTGCTGGCGCCGTTGCCGGCGCTGGTGTCGAGCTGTATCTGCGGCAGCATCGCCCCCAGCAACATCAGCACGGTGAGCGGCGCACCCAGCAGTGCAATACGGTTGGCCTGGAGTTGCGGAATGGCCGCCGCGACGGCGGCCGAGGCGACCGTGGTCGGCAGGATATACATCGATGCGCACAGCGCCCGCACGGTGATGCCCGACAACGCCAGGCGGTTGTGCACTTTCCCTGCGAGCGCTGCGCAGATGATGGAAATCGTGCCGAGACTGCCGACCACGCTCAGCCCTGCCGTGGCCAACGCGACCTTGGCGGAATTGCGCGGGCCTTCTTTGTGCCCCAGCAACGGCCGGCTGATCATTGCCGCCAGCCCCGATCGTACCAGGCTGTGGCGGAACAGCGCGATGCCGATCAAGAGCGCCATCACGGGGGCAAACCTGCTCATCGCGGCCAGCATTTGCATCAGGTTGGCTTGCGCGCCGAGCAGCGGCAGGCACACCAGGAAAATGCCCGTTGAATACCACAAGGTCGGTTTTTTTCGGCTCTCGGGACTCAGGTTCAGCACGATGGTGGCGCCCATCGCGACCAGTATCGCGGCCGGCAGCCCTTGTGGCAGTTGGGTCGAAAAGAACGTAGCGAGCGCCAGGAACGACGCTGCGAACGCGACCGATACATATTTCTGTTTTTCGCTCAGTATTAGCATGATGCGTCCTTTCACTCAAACGGTATGCAGAAACTCGACCAGCAAATCGGGTTCGGTAATCATCGGATCGTGATGGGCCGGCAATTCGGCCCACTGCCAATCGGGCTGCTTCCTGATGGCTTGTTTGACCTCTTCCAGTGGCGGGTAAACAGCGGCATTGCAGTTGACGTATATTTTTTCAACGCCGTTGCCAATCGGGTTGCGCAGCACCAGTTTTTCCGTATAGGTGCCGAGTGGCTGGGATGTCAGCCGCTGCTCCACCCACGCCAGGGTTTGCGGGTCGGCGATGTGGTAGGAGCTGGCCGGTGGCGGCGGAATGGCAATGCCGCCGCCTTCTTTGGCGGCTTGCGCCAGACGCCGCTGGGTGATCGCTTGCGGCTGTGCCTCGAAGACCGAGGAGCCGTTCGGTAGCACCATGGCATCGAGGAACACCAGCTTGCTGAGGGCGGCGGGTATCCGGTCCGCCACGCCGCTGACCACCGCGCCGCTAAAGCCACTGGCCACCAGCGTGACATTGCTCAGGTTTTCATAGCGGATGTGGTTGACGATAGCGTCGATCCAGGTCGTCAGCGAAATTTCTTTCGATAACATGTAGTTCAATTCGCCGACTCCCGGGCAGGTCGGCGCCGACACCTGGTGGCCCTTGCTGCGCAGCTCGTTTGCGACCTTGGCCCAGCACCATCCGCCATACCAGGCGCCATGCACCAGGACGAATGTTTTTGTTTTTTCTTTTGGCGCGGGGCTGTTCGCCGCGCGCGCCAGGGGGGCCGCCATTACGGCCAAAGCGGTGGCGATGGCACTGGTATGGAAACGGCGTCGTTGCAGATGTGTCGTCATGATTATGCTACCTCGTAATTGGGGTTGGAATTTGCCGCGTCGGACACGGCCGCGCTGGCGGCGCGCAGTTTTTTGATCTGTTCGAACATCGAGATGACGACTTTGCCGGCATCCGACAGTGAGCGGGAATTGGCAAACGGCCGCGGCAGCACATAGGTGTAAAACACCGCGCCCTCGGCGATATAGCCAAGCCCCCACAGGTTGGGAATGCTGGCGCCGGCGCTGTTGATGACGTTGACGTTCTTGTCGATCGCGATGCCGCTCGGATGGAAGTCACCGTTCTTGTAAGGCACGATTGTGCCTGCGGCTAACATGTTGCGCACCAATGGAGAGGTGCTCGTTTCCGGTTTGAACACATCGACTTTGGCCCTGATCAGCACGTCGGCGTATTCGGCGGCGGCGTCGTCATAGTGGCTCGACGACAGCTTGAACTGTTTGCGCTGGGCGTCATACGATACCTCGGCGCCGGGTGCAAAGAAATTGACCACGCCGGCCTCTATGAGCGCGAGCAATTCGATATTGCGCTCCTTCGGCGGGCCGCTGGCGAGCCGGTTGCTGATCGAGCACCAATAAGACAGGAAGCGGGCGTGCGATGCCGGTGTCAGGCCCGCATAATCGACCGCATAGCGGATATTGTCACGCACGTCGCGCAACATGTCGGCGGCAGCCTTTTCCGGGTTGCCGACATTGCCGCCGAATGCGTTGCTGATGTCGTCGACCAAGAATTCCCGGATGAATTCGCGGTAGGCTTCCGGACTGTTCAACTTGTGCGGCGGCAAGGGCGCGACCAGACGCGCGACGGCTTCTTCCTCGTCCGGGCTGATGTCGAATTGATCGGCTTCGGACCAGATTCCGCTCGCCGTGCAGCGCAGCACATAAGCCATTTCCTTTTTCAGCGCCGGCCATAAGTCGCGGTCGAAATCGAGTTGTTCACTGCCGCGCTGCTGCAGCGCCAGCTGGCGGCACTCGTCGATGAACGACAAGGTGAAAAAGCGCGCCTTGTATTGACCGTACGTGCCTTTCTGGTTGATCGCCCGGCCTCCGGCCGGCAATCCTTGCCGCGAATACATCCAGATACGCGGCTCGCGCCCCGACGGATGGTATTGCAGGCGCTGATCCGATAGCACTTCGAAGCGCCCGTCGACGCCGACCGTCAGTGCGGACACGATATCGGCCGCCGTCAGGCCGGTGCCGCAAATCGCGACCGTCGCATCCGGGCTGATGCCGCTTAATTTGGTGATCGGATAGGGGTTGTTCACATAGGACAGGAGGCTGTTGCCGGCTTGTCCTTGCGCCGTCCAGGCAGCAAATTGTCGATCGACGTCATCCGGGCCACACCCGGCATGACCGGTGGTCAGGAAGACAAAATCCGCCACGAACTTGTATCCGCCATCGAGCTCGACATCGATCTGGCCATTGGCTTGGGGCGCCACATCCACAGCCTCGCGCCGATGGTTACGGATCGTGACGTTATCCGGCAATGTTTCGAGAATGCGGTCGTAGGTCCATGTCAGGTAGACACCCAGCAGGCTGCGTGACAGATACGCATTTTCGGTGATCGGCTCGCCCACGTCTGCGATACATGCCTTGCCGTTGACCATGCGGTAACCCTTCAGCGTGAGCCACTCGAGGAAACTCAGTCCAGGCAGCAGCGGTCCTCCGCCTATCACCGATTTGTCGCAATAGACGGTAACCTGGGCCGCGATGGTGTTGACCAACAAATGATCTGGCTGGGTGGCCTCATGAATCCCCTGGCCGCTGACCGCCGGATCGATGATGTGTATCGTCAACGGTACATCGACTGGATGGTGCGCCAGCATGGCCGCAATTCGCTCCAGCACATTGACGCCGCGCTGACCCATGCCGACGATCGCTATATTTAATCTTCGCATTATTAATTGCCCTATCTGGTTAATTATTTCAATGATGGTTATTCCCGGTTTCCGGAATAAAAGTCCGGGCAGGAATAACTCGGAAAAATTATAGGTGGATTCTTTAATAAAGGCATAACGAAAAAATAAGATATTTAACATCATAAATAAAGAACATGAATAAATACTTTGTGCAATTTCAAATGGTTAGATTATCTGATGTGCATATCATTTAAATTGCAGCAATAACATGTCATTATTTGGAACAGGTAGTAAGTAAATAAGGCCGAGGTGTCCACTGCGGCATGACGGCGGGTAGGCGGGGATAATCTTATTCACTCGATCTGGCGACGGCCGGCGTCAACCTGGTTGTTATGCCATCGGCTAGTGAGGTTTGTCAGTTTGTTTGCGCGGCCTCGGCAGGCTTGGTCGATGTCGATAGAAGCGAGTGGCGGTGAGGTCTAATGCGGTGTTCAGCCGGGTAATGGTGGCCGTCGCGCGCAACGGCGCTAACGGCATGGCGGC includes these proteins:
- a CDS encoding alpha/beta fold hydrolase; translated protein: MTTHLQRRRFHTSAIATALAVMAAPLARAANSPAPKEKTKTFVLVHGAWYGGWCWAKVANELRSKGHQVSAPTCPGVGELNYMLSKEISLTTWIDAIVNHIRYENLSNVTLVASGFSGAVVSGVADRIPAALSKLVFLDAMVLPNGSSVFEAQPQAITQRRLAQAAKEGGGIAIPPPPASSYHIADPQTLAWVEQRLTSQPLGTYTEKLVLRNPIGNGVEKIYVNCNAAVYPPLEEVKQAIRKQPDWQWAELPAHHDPMITEPDLLVEFLHTV
- a CDS encoding FAD/NAD(P)-binding protein, whose product is MRRLNIAIVGMGQRGVNVLERIAAMLAHHPVDVPLTIHIIDPAVSGQGIHEATQPDHLLVNTIAAQVTVYCDKSVIGGGPLLPGLSFLEWLTLKGYRMVNGKACIADVGEPITENAYLSRSLLGVYLTWTYDRILETLPDNVTIRNHRREAVDVAPQANGQIDVELDGGYKFVADFVFLTTGHAGCGPDDVDRQFAAWTAQGQAGNSLLSYVNNPYPITKLSGISPDATVAICGTGLTAADIVSALTVGVDGRFEVLSDQRLQYHPSGREPRIWMYSRQGLPAGGRAINQKGTYGQYKARFFTLSFIDECRQLALQQRGSEQLDFDRDLWPALKKEMAYVLRCTASGIWSEADQFDISPDEEEAVARLVAPLPPHKLNSPEAYREFIREFLVDDISNAFGGNVGNPEKAAADMLRDVRDNIRYAVDYAGLTPASHARFLSYWCSISNRLASGPPKERNIELLALIEAGVVNFFAPGAEVSYDAQRKQFKLSSSHYDDAAAEYADVLIRAKVDVFKPETSTSPLVRNMLAAGTIVPYKNGDFHPSGIAIDKNVNVINSAGASIPNLWGLGYIAEGAVFYTYVLPRPFANSRSLSDAGKVVISMFEQIKKLRAASAAVSDAANSNPNYEVA